In a genomic window of Quercus lobata isolate SW786 chromosome 4, ValleyOak3.0 Primary Assembly, whole genome shotgun sequence:
- the LOC115985025 gene encoding protein FAR-RED IMPAIRED RESPONSE 1-like: MADEISNVFSHVKLNEDHIEDDMVEGDSNEDIENDMVEVESNEDKIENEIVELNEMVETKGVENNAEDPKLGMMFDSIDDAVIYYRRYAKEKSFAVAKRTSKKGNDGVVRYVTIACSYAGKPRIRLNCLGIKRTRSTNLVQLKPQTKTDCKAQLWLSLCPNGKWILRSMVLDHNHGLSPSKTRFYKCNRIIEPHVKKKLELHDKVGIRMNKSFNSFVVAAGGHENLSFLEKDCRNHMEKVRRSHLREGDASAMHHYFLKMQADNSEFFYAMDFDDNGRLKNVFWADVRSRAAFKEFGDVVTFDTTYMVNKYEMPFAPFVGVNHHGQSTLLGCGLILREDTNSFIWLFKSWLACMSECPPNAIITDQDKAMKKAVEIVFPNARHRWCLWHIMNKLPDKFKGFKDYESIKFYMKNVVHDSLTKEEFEESWGRFIKKYQLESNEWLLGLYDERHRWVPAFVKDMFWAGMSTTQRSESMNAFFDKYINKKTTLKQFVEQYENALAAKVHNEIVEDFNSFNSCISCITIYDMEKQFQSAYTLKKFTDFQNEIVGSICCSLSSCREHDNFSKYEVREDISRGEG, from the coding sequence ATGGCAGATGAAATATCAAATGTTTTCTCACATGTGAAATTAAACGAAGATCATATTGAGGATGATATGGTGGAGGGGGATTCAAATGAAGATATCGAGAATGATATGGTGGAGGTGGAGTCGAATGAAGATAAAATTGAGAATGAAATAGTGGAGTTGAATGAAATGGTAGAAACAAAAGGTGTGGAAAACAATGCAGAAGACCCTAAGTTGGGAATGATGTTTGACTCCATTGATGATGCTGTGATATATTATAGAAGATatgctaaagaaaaaagttttgcaGTGGCTAAAAGAACTTCTAAAAAGGGGAATGATGGGGTGGTGAGGTATGTGACCATTGCTTGTAGTTATGCTGGAAAGCCAAGGATTAGATTAAATTGTCTTGGAATTAAAAGGACTAGATCTACCAATCTAGTTCAATTGAAacctcaaacaaaaacagattGCAAAGCTCAACTTTGGTTGTCTCTATGCCCAAATGGAAAGTGGATACTTAGATCCATGGTACTTGACCATAATCATGGATTGAGTCCTAGTAAGACCAGATTTTACAAATGCAATAGAATAATAGAACCACATGTGAAAAAAAAGCTTGAATTACACGACAAAGTTGGTATTAGAATGAACAAGAGTTTTAATTCATTTGTGGTTGCAGCAGGGGGACATGAGAATTTGTCTTTTCTAGAAAAGGATTGTAGAAATCACATGGAAAAAGTCAGACGTTCACATCTTAGGGAAGGAGATGCTAGTGCAATGCACCATTACTTTTTGAAAATGCAAGCTGACAATTCTGAATTCTTCTATGCAATGGATTTTGATGACAATGGTCGgttgaaaaatgtattttggGCTGATGTAAGGAGTAGGGCAGCATTCAAAGAGTTTGGTGATGTAGTTACATTTGACACTACATATATGGTTAACAAATATGAAATGCCATTTGCTCCATTTGTTGGGGTGAACCATCATGGGCAATCAACATTGCTAGGATGTGGATTGATCTTAAGAGAAGATACAAATTCATTTATATGGCTATTTAAATCTTGGCTTGCGTGCATGTCTGAATGTCCTCCCAATGCAATTATTACGGATCAAGACAAAGCCATGAAAAAAGCGGTAGAGATTGTTTTCCCTAATGCACGACATCGATGGTGCTTGTGGCATATCATGAATAAGTTGCCTGACAAATTTAAAGGGTTCAAAGACTATGAATCAATAAAATTctatatgaaaaatgttgttcaTGATTCATTGAcaaaagaagaatttgaagaaagTTGGGGCAGATTCATTAAGAAATATCAACTTGAAAGCAATGAATGGTTACTTGGGTTGTATGATGAGCGGCATCGTTGGGTGCCTGCCTTTGTGAAAGATATGTTTTGGGCAGGAATGTCAACAACGCAGCGAAGTGAAAGCATGAATGCTTTCTTTGATAAATACATTAATAAGAAAACTACTTTAAAACAATTTGTTGAACAATATGAGAATGCTTTGGCAGCAAAGGTGCATAATGAAATTGTTGAAgattttaattctttcaattcatgcatttcctgTATAACTATTTATGATATGGAGAAACAATTTCAGAGTGCTtacactttgaaaaaatttacagATTTCCAAAATGAGATAGTTGGAAGTATTTGTTGCAGTTTGTCTTCATGCAGGGAACATGACAACTTTTCAAAGTATGAAGTACGTGAAGATATATCACGTGGAGAAGGTTAG
- the LOC115985026 gene encoding uncharacterized protein LOC115985026, translating to MLATLNRFISKFADRCRPFYQLLKKWKGFRWDERCDEAFQELKEYLAKAPRLTAPEPGEDLFMYLAVTEHAVSAVLLRDQGVQMPVYYVSKTLVDAETRYLPLEKLVLALVHATRKLPHYFRAHTVFVLTEYPLQSLLKRSDFTGRIAKWGTREAATVRLAEYQQKLAQRYNRNVKGREFSAGELVLRKVVGNMRDMATGKLAQTWEGPYRVTAIAGAGAYYMEDLDERPLPRPWNANNLKKFYA from the exons atgttagcCACCCTGAATCGATTTATCTCCAAGTTTGCCGATCGCTGCCGGCcgttttatcaacttctgaagaagtggaaggggtttcgatgGGACGAGAGATGTGATGAGGCTTTTCAAGAGCTAAAGGAATACTTGGCAAAAGCGCCGAGGTTGACAGCCCCGGAGCCCGGGgaggatttgtttatgtaccttgcaGTCACCGAACATGCCGTAAGTGCTGTCTTGCTAAGGGACCAGGGAGTACAAATGCCAGTGTATTACGTAAGCAAAACCTTAGtagatgccgagacaaggtactTGCCTCTTGAGAAGTTAGTTTTAgccctggtgcacgccacgaggaagttgccacattacttccgGGCACACACGGTGTTCGTCCTCACTGAGTATCCATTGCAGTCACTGTTAAAGAGATCTGACTTCACAGGTcgaattgccaaatgggggactcg ggaggccgCGACCGTACGGCTCGCCGAGTATCAACAGAAGCTGGCCCAAAGatacaaccgaaatgtaaaggggagggaattcagtgccggggAACTAGTGCTAAGGAAGGTTGTGGGGAACATGCGAGACATGGCTACAGGGAAGCTTGCTCAAACCTGGGAGGGGCCATACAGAGTCACAGCCATcgcgggtgcaggggcctactacaTGGAAGACCTTGATGAGAGGCCGCTtccccgaccatggaacgccaacaacttgaagaaattctacgcatGA